The proteins below are encoded in one region of Persephonella hydrogeniphila:
- the pfkA gene encoding 6-phosphofructokinase, which produces MTKIAVLTSGGDAPGLNACIRAVVRAGHYYNLQVIGIKRGFKGLIEKEFVSLKPRDVSMIINRGGTFLLSAREERFHHYEYRKVAVENLRKEGIDALFVIGGNGSFQGANLLVKEFDFPVIGIPKTIDNDTYGTDYTIGFDTAVNNAVDAIDKIRDTSVSHERVFVVEVMGRKSGFIALAAGIASGADVTLIPEYPFPMHVIVDSILQARKRGKRFSIVVVAEGVASGKEIAEILSEKLKPYDFGGVRYSVLGYIQRGGTPTVYDRIIASRFGVFAVEEYINGKKNIMVALENGKVVSKPLEVSFGKVKKPDLSDFELNNILTL; this is translated from the coding sequence ATGACAAAAATAGCAGTTCTTACAAGCGGGGGTGATGCCCCCGGCCTTAATGCATGCATAAGGGCTGTTGTAAGAGCAGGACATTATTACAATCTACAGGTAATAGGGATAAAAAGAGGCTTTAAAGGTCTTATCGAAAAAGAGTTTGTAAGTTTAAAACCCCGAGATGTAAGTATGATAATAAACAGAGGAGGAACTTTTCTTTTATCTGCAAGAGAAGAAAGATTCCACCATTACGAGTACAGAAAAGTTGCCGTTGAAAATCTCAGGAAAGAGGGAATTGATGCATTATTCGTCATAGGAGGAAATGGGAGTTTTCAGGGGGCAAATCTCCTTGTAAAAGAGTTTGACTTTCCTGTTATAGGGATTCCAAAAACAATAGACAACGATACTTACGGAACAGATTACACCATAGGATTTGATACAGCTGTAAACAACGCTGTTGATGCCATAGATAAAATCAGAGATACATCAGTCTCCCACGAAAGGGTTTTTGTTGTGGAGGTGATGGGGAGAAAAAGCGGGTTTATCGCTCTTGCTGCAGGAATAGCTTCAGGTGCTGATGTTACACTTATACCAGAATACCCATTCCCAATGCATGTTATTGTTGACTCTATTCTTCAGGCAAGGAAAAGAGGAAAAAGATTCTCTATAGTAGTTGTTGCTGAGGGTGTGGCATCAGGAAAAGAGATAGCCGAAATACTGTCTGAAAAGCTAAAACCTTATGATTTTGGAGGTGTAAGATATTCTGTTTTAGGATATATACAGAGAGGGGGCACTCCAACAGTATATGACAGAATTATAGCTTCCAGATTTGGTGTTTTTGCTGTTGAGGAATATATTAACGGAAAGAAAAACATAATGGTTGCTCTTGAAAATGGAAAGGTAGTCTCAAAACCTCTTGAGGTTTCTTTCGGTAAAGTAAAGAAACCTGACCTTTCAGATTTTGAACTAAATAACATTTTAACGCTGTAA
- a CDS encoding SpoVG family protein produces MEITEVKIYPFDTSRIGGRVRAVADITIDDILVIKGIKVVESKHGGLFISFPKKASSKGTYVDIVQSLDNEFTEKVRRAVVDKYKEMLGIT; encoded by the coding sequence ATGGAAATAACAGAAGTAAAAATATACCCGTTTGACACAAGCAGAATAGGAGGAAGAGTAAGAGCAGTTGCCGATATCACTATTGACGACATCCTTGTGATAAAAGGAATAAAAGTAGTCGAATCAAAACATGGAGGGCTTTTTATATCTTTTCCCAAAAAAGCAAGCTCAAAGGGAACATATGTAGATATAGTTCAATCTCTTGATAATGAGTTTACAGAAAAAGTAAGAAGAGCTGTAGTAGACAAATACAAAGAGATGCTGGGAATTACCTGA